The Desulfatitalea tepidiphila genome window below encodes:
- a CDS encoding ABC transporter ATP-binding protein, whose amino-acid sequence MSAAPLIRLSGISKTYGRGPAAFKALEGIDLAIEAGEFVAIMGPSGSGKSTAMNILGCLDTPTSGSYEFQGVHVERLSRNQRAILRRYYLGFVFQGFNLLSRTTALENVELPLIYRREPAAARHEAARLALQQVGLLGWEHHTQAELSGGQQQRVAIARAIVTRPDVLLADEPTGNLDTRTSQEIMELITAFNRDQGITVLMVTHEPDIADYAKRVIRFVDGRVESDRRKGEDT is encoded by the coding sequence ATGAGTGCGGCCCCTCTGATCCGTTTGTCCGGTATCTCCAAGACTTACGGCCGTGGCCCGGCCGCCTTCAAGGCGCTCGAAGGGATCGATCTGGCCATCGAGGCCGGCGAATTCGTCGCCATCATGGGGCCCAGCGGTTCCGGAAAATCAACGGCTATGAACATTCTCGGCTGCCTCGACACCCCCACCAGCGGCAGTTATGAATTTCAGGGGGTGCACGTGGAACGACTGTCGCGCAACCAACGCGCCATTCTGAGGCGCTATTATCTCGGGTTCGTCTTCCAGGGGTTCAACCTGTTGTCGCGCACCACGGCCCTGGAGAACGTCGAGCTGCCGCTGATCTACCGCCGCGAGCCGGCCGCCGCCCGCCATGAGGCGGCGCGTCTCGCCCTTCAGCAGGTGGGGTTGCTGGGCTGGGAACACCACACCCAGGCCGAGTTGTCCGGCGGCCAGCAGCAGCGGGTGGCCATCGCCCGCGCCATCGTCACCCGGCCCGACGTGCTGCTGGCCGATGAGCCCACCGGCAATCTCGACACCCGCACCAGTCAGGAGATCATGGAGCTGATCACGGCATTCAACCGTGATCAAGGCATCACCGTGCTCATGGTCACCCACGAGCCTGATATTGCTGACTATGCCAAGCGCGTGATCCGCTTCGTCGACGGCCGGGTGGAGAGCGACCGGCGCAAGGGGGAGGACACCTGA
- a CDS encoding efflux RND transporter periplasmic adaptor subunit: protein MNDSHASLNRPNPDLQHLVDRHAAGRTKRLWFGLATILIMIASIFLFFLRSGEQSIETRYKSEPAAIGNLVVKVSATGNLQPTNQVDVGSELSGIIEQVFVDVNDRVAKEQILARLDLSKLQDAVAKSHANLNAAEAQVLQAEATVAETDAALARFRQVSALSGGKVPSKSEMDTAEANLKRAQANAASARASVSQARANLQSDETNLQKASIRSPINGVVLAREVEPGQTVAASFQAPVLFTLAEDLAKMELQVDVDEADVGQVQAGQKAVFTVDAWPGRSFDAVITRVSFGSQEKDGVISYLTVLSVDNADLSLRPGMTGTAEITTLTRENVLLVPNAALRFSPPESGAGAKKSSRGVVGALMPRPPRQTPKAQTKAPNGRPRVWVLKEGRPVAIEVQTGATNGRLTEITGGSLQAGMPVITETLGSSK, encoded by the coding sequence ATGAACGATTCCCATGCTTCTCTAAACAGACCGAACCCCGACCTGCAACACCTTGTCGATCGCCATGCCGCCGGGCGTACCAAGCGCCTCTGGTTCGGGCTGGCTACCATTTTGATCATGATCGCGAGCATCTTTCTTTTCTTCTTGCGTTCCGGAGAGCAGTCGATCGAAACGCGCTACAAGAGCGAGCCGGCCGCCATCGGCAACCTGGTGGTCAAGGTGTCGGCCACCGGCAACCTGCAGCCGACCAATCAGGTGGATGTGGGCAGCGAGCTGTCCGGCATCATCGAGCAGGTCTTCGTGGACGTCAATGACCGGGTGGCTAAGGAGCAGATATTGGCCCGCCTGGACCTGTCCAAGCTGCAGGATGCGGTCGCCAAATCGCATGCCAATCTGAACGCGGCCGAGGCGCAGGTGTTGCAGGCCGAGGCCACGGTAGCCGAAACAGACGCTGCTCTGGCGCGTTTCCGTCAGGTTTCGGCGCTTTCGGGCGGCAAGGTGCCGTCCAAGAGCGAAATGGACACCGCCGAGGCCAATCTCAAACGGGCCCAGGCCAATGCGGCCAGCGCCCGGGCGAGCGTGTCCCAGGCACGGGCCAATCTACAATCGGACGAAACCAATCTCCAGAAGGCCAGCATTCGCTCTCCCATCAACGGCGTGGTCCTTGCCCGGGAAGTGGAACCGGGCCAGACCGTGGCCGCTTCGTTCCAGGCGCCGGTGCTCTTCACCCTGGCCGAGGACCTGGCGAAGATGGAACTGCAGGTGGATGTGGACGAGGCCGACGTGGGGCAGGTCCAGGCCGGTCAGAAGGCCGTCTTCACCGTCGATGCCTGGCCGGGGCGCAGCTTCGACGCGGTGATCACCCGGGTCAGTTTCGGATCCCAGGAAAAGGACGGCGTGATCTCCTATCTCACCGTGCTGTCGGTGGACAACGCCGATCTCTCGTTGCGGCCGGGCATGACAGGCACTGCCGAAATCACGACCTTGACGCGGGAAAACGTCTTGCTGGTACCCAACGCCGCATTACGTTTCTCACCGCCCGAAAGCGGTGCGGGTGCGAAGAAATCGAGCCGCGGCGTGGTCGGCGCGCTGATGCCAAGGCCGCCGCGGCAGACACCCAAGGCCCAGACCAAGGCTCCCAACGGCAGGCCGCGGGTGTGGGTGCTCAAAGAGGGGCGGCCAGTGGCGATCGAGGTTCAGACCGGCGCCACCAACGGCCGGCTGACCGAGATCACGGGCGGATCGCTGCAGGCCGGCATGCCGGTCATCACCGAGACGCTGGGGAGTTCGAAATGA